A genomic window from bacterium includes:
- the rplF gene encoding 50S ribosomal protein L6, giving the protein MSRIGRKPVPIVEKTKIQIAEHDVTVTGPKGTLTMTVHPDISVAIDGGQLLVTRPSDLKKHRALHGLTRALINNMVHGVSAGFTRQLQIIGVGYRAELKGRTLIMYIGYSHPIVFNPPTGVNLTVEAKENRITVEGINKELVGQVAAKIRSFRPPEPYKGKGIRYVGEHVQQKAGKAAAK; this is encoded by the coding sequence ATGTCTCGTATTGGCAGAAAGCCGGTTCCGATAGTCGAGAAGACCAAGATCCAGATAGCCGAGCACGACGTCACTGTCACCGGACCGAAAGGTACCCTGACCATGACCGTCCACCCGGATATCTCGGTCGCCATCGATGGCGGCCAGTTGCTGGTCACCCGGCCGTCCGACCTGAAAAAACACCGTGCCCTGCACGGCTTGACCCGCGCGTTGATCAACAATATGGTGCACGGCGTCTCCGCCGGGTTCACCCGTCAATTGCAGATCATCGGCGTCGGATATCGCGCGGAACTCAAAGGCCGCACCCTCATCATGTATATCGGATATTCGCATCCGATCGTCTTCAATCCGCCGACTGGTGTGAACTTGACGGTCGAAGCGAAAGAGAACAGAATTACCGTTGAAGGTATCAATAAAGAATTGGTCGGTCAGGTGGCTGCCAAGATCCGCTCGTTCCGTCCGCCGGAGCCCTACAAAGGCAAAGGCATTCGATACGTCGGCGAGCATGTCCAGCAGAAAGCCGGTAAGGCCGCGGCCAAGTAA
- the rplX gene encoding 50S ribosomal protein L24 has product MRIKKGDTVFVRSGAYKGKTGRVLYVNTVKNTVLVEGLNKKQRHQRPSQRNQKGGIVAKEAPIHMSNLALMDSTVNGPTRLGTKVIDEGGSKKRVRISRKSGEII; this is encoded by the coding sequence ATGCGGATCAAAAAAGGTGATACAGTCTTTGTCCGGAGCGGTGCTTACAAAGGTAAGACCGGACGCGTCCTCTATGTCAACACCGTCAAGAACACGGTGTTGGTCGAAGGACTCAACAAGAAACAGCGCCACCAGCGCCCATCGCAGCGCAACCAGAAGGGCGGCATCGTTGCCAAAGAGGCTCCTATCCATATGAGCAACCTCGCGCTCATGGATTCGACCGTCAATGGCCCGACCCGGCTTGGAACGAAGGTGATCGATGAGGGCGGCTCTAAAAAGCGCGTTCGCATCAGCCGCAAATCGGGCGAGATAATCTGA
- the rplP gene encoding 50S ribosomal protein L16 — protein sequence MLMPKRTKFRKAQRGRMTGLANSGAAVDFGEFGLKALEPCWLTNRQIEAARVALTRHLKRGGKIWIRVFPDKPVTKKPAETRMGKGKGAPEYWVAVIKPGRMLFEIEGVPEALAREAMRLAANKLPLRTKFVGRAETEGA from the coding sequence ATGTTGATGCCCAAAAGAACAAAGTTCCGCAAAGCCCAGCGCGGCCGGATGACCGGACTCGCTAACTCGGGTGCAGCGGTCGATTTTGGCGAGTTCGGCCTGAAGGCGCTCGAACCCTGCTGGTTGACCAACCGGCAGATCGAGGCGGCCCGTGTCGCTCTGACTCGTCACCTGAAACGTGGCGGTAAGATCTGGATCCGAGTGTTTCCGGATAAGCCGGTCACCAAAAAGCCCGCGGAAACCCGTATGGGCAAAGGAAAAGGCGCGCCGGAATACTGGGTTGCCGTCATCAAGCCGGGACGCATGCTCTTCGAGATCGAAGGGGTGCCCGAAGCTTTGGCTCGTGAGGCAATGCGGCTGGCCGCTAACAAACTGCCGCTGCGAACCAAGTTCGTCGGCCGTGCGGAAACGGAAGGCGCATAA
- the rplD gene encoding 50S ribosomal protein L4: MNVKVYNQEGVAVGSVELSEAVFGVEPNEGVVHQYITNYLARQRQGTHDTKTRKEVSGGGKKPWKQKGTGRARAGTIRSPLWRGGGTVFGPHPRSYGYEFPRKMKRVAIQSVFSAKAKAEKIMVLDKLELSAIKTKAMAGILGKLQVAGKKCIILDEGINQNATLSLRNIPKVTYRRAALANGYELLHADLIIMTKAGLEKVHEVFA, translated from the coding sequence ATGAACGTTAAAGTCTACAATCAAGAAGGTGTGGCGGTCGGTTCCGTCGAGCTCAGCGAAGCCGTTTTTGGCGTCGAGCCGAACGAAGGAGTCGTCCACCAGTACATCACGAATTACCTCGCGCGTCAGCGCCAGGGGACTCACGATACGAAAACTCGTAAAGAGGTCTCCGGCGGCGGCAAAAAGCCGTGGAAGCAAAAGGGAACTGGTCGCGCTCGCGCCGGTACGATCCGCTCGCCTCTGTGGCGTGGGGGTGGTACTGTGTTCGGTCCGCATCCGCGCAGCTATGGCTACGAGTTTCCCCGCAAGATGAAGCGCGTCGCCATCCAGTCCGTTTTCTCGGCGAAAGCCAAAGCGGAAAAGATCATGGTCCTGGACAAGCTCGAATTGTCCGCGATCAAGACCAAGGCGATGGCCGGTATTCTCGGCAAGCTGCAGGTGGCCGGTAAGAAGTGCATCATCCTCGATGAGGGGATCAATCAGAACGCCACGTTGTCGCTGCGCAACATCCCGAAAGTGACCTACCGTCGTGCCGCACTGGCCAACGGCTACGAGTTGCTGCATGCCGACCTGATCATCATGACCAAGGCCGGTCTGGAGAAAGTGCACGAGGTGTTCGCATGA
- the rplC gene encoding 50S ribosomal protein L3: MKEILGKKIGMTRIFKETGEMVPVTVIEAGPCSVVAKSSAKGTIAYQVGFEARRAKLINKPLAGIFAKANVSPTRWLRTIRLDGTELEPGAVVNVDIFKEGEKVDVTGISRGLGFAGAMKRHHFAGGPVTHGQSDRLRAPGSVGSSSYPSRVFKGMRMAGKMGKDRVTTLNLPIVKIISDQNLMLVRGAVPGFRGSLVTIRLSNRGKK, encoded by the coding sequence ATGAAAGAGATTCTTGGAAAGAAAATTGGCATGACCCGTATCTTCAAAGAGACGGGGGAGATGGTCCCGGTTACCGTGATCGAGGCCGGTCCCTGTTCGGTGGTTGCGAAATCATCCGCCAAGGGAACGATCGCGTATCAGGTTGGCTTCGAGGCCCGTCGTGCCAAATTGATCAACAAGCCGCTCGCCGGCATTTTCGCCAAGGCAAACGTCTCGCCGACCCGTTGGCTGCGCACCATTCGTTTGGATGGTACGGAGCTCGAGCCGGGCGCAGTCGTTAATGTCGACATCTTCAAAGAGGGCGAAAAAGTGGATGTTACCGGTATCTCCCGCGGATTGGGATTTGCCGGCGCAATGAAACGGCATCATTTTGCTGGTGGTCCGGTCACGCACGGTCAGTCCGATCGTCTGCGCGCGCCGGGTTCAGTCGGTTCCTCTTCCTATCCGTCACGCGTTTTCAAGGGAATGCGCATGGCCGGTAAGATGGGTAAAGACCGAGTGACCACTCTCAACCTGCCGATCGTCAAGATCATCAGCGACCAGAACCTCATGTTGGTGCGTGGCGCCGTCCCGGGGTTCCGTGGTTCACTGGTGACAATCCGGTTGTCGAACCGGGGCAAAAAGTAG
- the rplN gene encoding 50S ribosomal protein L14 yields the protein MIQEFTVLSVADNSGAKRAMCFRILGGSKKKYASIGDIIVVAVKEAIPGGTVKKSEVCKAVVVRTTSNLRRKDGSLIRFSDNAAVIINDQNEPRGTRIFGPVARELREKQFMKIVSLAPEVI from the coding sequence ATGATTCAGGAATTTACCGTTCTGTCCGTCGCCGATAACTCGGGTGCCAAACGCGCCATGTGCTTCCGTATCCTCGGTGGCAGCAAAAAGAAATACGCCTCGATCGGTGACATCATCGTCGTGGCGGTTAAAGAAGCGATCCCGGGTGGGACAGTGAAAAAGTCGGAAGTCTGTAAAGCGGTGGTGGTCCGGACAACCTCCAACCTTCGCCGCAAAGATGGCTCGCTTATCCGATTCAGCGACAACGCCGCGGTGATCATTAACGACCAAAACGAGCCGCGCGGGACCCGTATCTTCGGACCCGTCGCCCGTGAACTCCGTGAAAAACAGTTCATGAAGATCGTATCCCTCGCCCCAGAGGTGATCTAA
- the rplW gene encoding 50S ribosomal protein L23: MSYDPRHIIKEHITTERTTRLKEISGEYVFVVDKKATKHTIKDAVEKAFNVKVLEVRTLIMPGKTKRLGRYEGKSSTWKKAIVRLKKDQTIALFDNV; encoded by the coding sequence ATGAGTTACGATCCGCGTCACATCATCAAAGAGCATATCACCACGGAACGGACCACCCGTCTCAAAGAGATCTCGGGCGAGTACGTGTTCGTCGTGGATAAAAAGGCCACCAAGCATACCATCAAGGATGCTGTGGAGAAGGCCTTCAATGTCAAGGTGCTGGAAGTCCGCACCCTGATCATGCCGGGCAAGACCAAGCGTCTCGGTCGGTATGAAGGTAAGTCGTCAACCTGGAAGAAGGCGATCGTTCGCCTCAAAAAAGATCAAACCATTGCGTTGTTTGATAATGTCTGA
- the rpsQ gene encoding 30S ribosomal protein S17 has product MAESTPRSARKVRVGLVVSDKMDKGLVVRVDRTMKHPLYLKTVRTFSKLYVHDEKNEAKEGDLVRVMETRPLSKLKRWRLVEIVEKAK; this is encoded by the coding sequence ATGGCTGAATCTACGCCGCGGAGCGCACGAAAAGTTCGAGTGGGTCTCGTTGTCTCGGACAAAATGGATAAGGGCTTGGTGGTACGCGTTGACCGTACCATGAAACATCCCCTCTATCTCAAGACCGTCCGCACGTTCTCGAAACTGTATGTGCACGACGAAAAAAACGAGGCGAAAGAAGGAGATCTGGTCCGGGTGATGGAAACCCGCCCGCTCTCCAAACTAAAACGCTGGCGATTGGTCGAGATCGTCGAGAAAGCGAAATAG
- the rpmC gene encoding 50S ribosomal protein L29: MADKVKITDLREMTRDELAHRRRDLEDELFNLRMRKSMKQLENPLRLRHIGREIGQIMTVMREDELGIRKLAQARSSIMETAGKKGKS, from the coding sequence ATGGCAGACAAAGTAAAGATCACTGACCTGCGTGAAATGACACGCGATGAGCTGGCCCATCGACGCCGCGATCTCGAGGACGAATTGTTCAACCTCCGGATGCGTAAATCGATGAAACAGCTTGAAAATCCCCTTCGCCTCCGGCATATCGGCCGCGAGATCGGTCAGATCATGACCGTGATGCGCGAAGATGAACTGGGAATCAGGAAGCTTGCCCAGGCCAGATCCTCCATCATGGAAACGGCCGGCAAGAAGGGCAAGAGTTGA
- the rplB gene encoding 50S ribosomal protein L2 translates to MGIKRFRPITPSTRFRTVPTFEEITSTVPEKGLLEPLRKSGGRNNKGRVTAFQRGGGHKRFYRIIDFKRNKRDIPARVASIEYDPNRSARIALLHYADGEKRYILAPLEVNVGDTLVSGEQADIRTGNAMPLSRMPLGTNAHNIEMRPGKGGQMARSAGSFVQVVAKEGSKVILKMPSGEVRTVPAECYGTIGQLSNIDHKNLVLGKAGASRWRGRRPSVRGVAMNPIDHPMGGGEGRTSGGRHPTTPWGKPTKGYKTRKKKKSLSHLIEDRRKKKV, encoded by the coding sequence ATGGGAATTAAACGTTTTCGTCCGATCACACCTTCGACCCGGTTCCGTACGGTTCCGACTTTCGAAGAGATCACGTCGACCGTCCCCGAAAAAGGTCTGCTCGAGCCGTTGCGCAAGAGCGGTGGCCGCAATAACAAGGGACGTGTGACTGCATTCCAGCGCGGCGGCGGCCACAAGCGTTTCTATCGTATTATCGACTTCAAGCGCAACAAGCGTGACATTCCCGCTCGCGTTGCCTCGATCGAATACGATCCGAATCGTTCTGCCCGCATCGCCCTGCTGCACTATGCCGATGGCGAGAAGCGCTATATTCTGGCGCCGCTCGAAGTCAATGTCGGTGACACTTTGGTCAGCGGCGAACAGGCCGATATCCGCACCGGCAATGCGATGCCGCTGAGCCGTATGCCACTCGGCACCAACGCCCACAATATCGAAATGCGTCCGGGCAAAGGCGGCCAGATGGCCCGCTCCGCCGGATCGTTCGTCCAGGTGGTCGCCAAAGAAGGCAGCAAAGTTATTTTGAAGATGCCGTCCGGCGAAGTCCGCACGGTGCCGGCCGAGTGCTACGGCACGATCGGCCAGCTCTCGAACATCGATCATAAGAACCTGGTCCTTGGCAAAGCCGGTGCCTCGCGCTGGCGCGGCCGTCGCCCGTCCGTCCGTGGCGTCGCCATGAACCCGATCGATCACCCGATGGGTGGTGGAGAGGGCCGTACGTCGGGAGGTCGTCACCCTACCACGCCGTGGGGTAAACCAACCAAGGGTTACAAGACGCGAAAGAAGAAAAAATCGCTTTCGCACCTGATCGAAGATCGTCGCAAGAAGAAAGTCTGA
- the rpsJ gene encoding 30S ribosomal protein S10, whose translation MEMQKIRIRLKAYDHYSLDRSTKEIARTVLRTGAKIVGPVPLPTKRTVYTVLRSPHVDKKSREQFETRVHKRLIDIYDSTPQTVDALMKLDLPAGVDVEIKT comes from the coding sequence ATGGAAATGCAGAAAATCAGGATTCGCCTCAAAGCGTACGATCACTATTCGCTCGATCGCTCCACCAAGGAGATCGCGCGGACCGTGCTCCGGACCGGCGCCAAGATCGTTGGCCCAGTCCCGCTTCCGACCAAGCGCACTGTTTACACGGTGCTTCGGTCGCCTCACGTCGACAAAAAGTCGCGCGAGCAGTTTGAGACCCGAGTCCATAAGCGACTCATAGACATTTACGATTCGACTCCGCAGACGGTGGACGCGCTGATGAAGCTCGACCTCCCGGCCGGTGTCGATGTGGAGATCAAGACCTGA
- the rpsH gene encoding 30S ribosomal protein S8 — translation MSMTDPVADLLTRIRNASKARKPAVDIPASNLKREIVRILKDNSFVRDYLELQDSKQGIIRVYLRYSRGDMPVIKGIRRVSSPGLRKYWDAQDVRLSTRFAQGISIISTSSGVMTNFEAAQKGVGGEIMIRCW, via the coding sequence ATGAGCATGACCGACCCGGTCGCCGACCTGTTGACCCGAATCCGGAACGCCTCCAAGGCTCGCAAGCCTGCGGTAGACATTCCGGCGTCCAATCTCAAGCGTGAGATTGTTCGGATTCTCAAGGACAACAGTTTCGTTCGCGATTACCTTGAACTGCAGGATTCCAAGCAGGGGATCATCCGTGTCTACCTGCGCTATAGCCGCGGTGATATGCCCGTTATCAAAGGGATTCGTCGCGTCTCAAGCCCCGGCCTGCGTAAATACTGGGATGCCCAGGATGTTCGCCTGTCAACCCGCTTTGCCCAGGGTATCTCTATCATTTCCACCTCCAGCGGTGTCATGACCAATTTCGAAGCCGCCCAAAAGGGCGTCGGCGGCGAAATCATGATCCGGTGCTGGTAA
- the rpsC gene encoding 30S ribosomal protein S3 — translation MGQKTHPIGLRLGIIKAWNSRWYAPDRLFADLVHEDMLIKRYINRRLDNAGISNVLIQRQPKKVTVDILTARPGIVIGRRGAEVDKLREELQLLTHKDIALNIVEVRKPELDAKLVADSIARQLEGRVSFRRAMKKSISSSMKMGAEGIKIQCGGRLGGAEIARTEKYMEGRVPLHTLRADIDYATSTANTTYGTIGVKVWICRGEVLDGGMRQKTEDAKAEAEKMAQMPQGGGRPGRGRDDRGPGGGDRGHRRPPRGRVRRPEGGGDNRPPRGRRPDAPRGDNRGGDTGGSQGEKK, via the coding sequence TTGGGACAGAAAACCCATCCGATCGGTTTGCGCCTTGGCATCATTAAAGCCTGGAATTCCAGGTGGTATGCCCCGGATCGGCTCTTCGCCGACCTGGTTCATGAGGACATGCTGATCAAGCGCTACATCAATCGGCGCTTGGATAATGCCGGCATCTCGAACGTGCTGATCCAGCGGCAACCCAAGAAAGTGACGGTCGACATCCTGACCGCTCGCCCCGGTATCGTCATCGGACGCCGCGGCGCTGAGGTCGACAAGCTGAGAGAAGAACTCCAGCTCCTCACGCACAAGGATATCGCCCTCAATATCGTCGAGGTCCGCAAGCCGGAACTGGACGCCAAACTGGTCGCCGATTCCATCGCCCGCCAGCTCGAGGGACGCGTCTCCTTCCGTCGCGCCATGAAAAAATCCATCAGCTCCTCCATGAAGATGGGAGCCGAAGGGATCAAGATCCAGTGCGGTGGACGTCTCGGTGGCGCTGAAATCGCTCGTACAGAAAAGTATATGGAAGGCCGTGTGCCGTTGCATACCCTTCGCGCGGATATCGATTACGCTACCTCCACCGCGAATACCACCTATGGCACGATCGGCGTCAAAGTCTGGATCTGCCGAGGTGAGGTACTCGATGGCGGCATGCGTCAGAAGACCGAAGATGCCAAGGCGGAAGCCGAGAAGATGGCCCAGATGCCGCAAGGTGGTGGTCGCCCCGGACGTGGTCGTGATGACCGCGGACCTGGTGGTGGCGATCGTGGGCACCGTCGCCCGCCGCGTGGCCGTGTCCGTCGCCCCGAAGGCGGTGGCGATAACCGTCCGCCGCGCGGACGTCGTCCCGATGCCCCCCGTGGTGATAATCGCGGTGGTGACACCGGTGGCAGCCAGGGTGAGAAGAAGTAG
- the rplE gene encoding 50S ribosomal protein L5: protein MTRLKEKYETEVRPKLMKDNGYSSVMQVPKLTKITINIGVGEATQNSKTLDAAVGDLQTITGQKPLVTKARKSISNFKLRQGVNIGCAVTLRRDRMYEFLDRLVNIAMPRIRDFRGVSPKSFDGRGNYNLGLREQLIFPEIDYDKIDKVRGMTISFTTTAQSDDEARQLLSELGMPFRK, encoded by the coding sequence ATGACACGACTGAAAGAAAAATACGAAACCGAAGTGCGGCCCAAATTGATGAAGGATAATGGTTATTCCTCCGTCATGCAGGTGCCCAAACTGACCAAGATCACGATCAATATTGGTGTCGGTGAAGCTACCCAGAATTCGAAGACGCTGGACGCCGCGGTCGGCGACCTGCAGACCATCACCGGCCAAAAGCCGCTGGTGACCAAGGCCCGCAAAAGCATCTCGAATTTCAAGCTTCGCCAGGGCGTCAATATCGGCTGCGCCGTCACCCTCCGTCGCGACCGCATGTATGAGTTCCTCGATCGCCTGGTGAATATCGCCATGCCGCGTATCCGCGACTTCAGAGGCGTCAGTCCGAAGTCGTTTGATGGCCGGGGGAATTACAACCTCGGCTTGCGCGAGCAGTTGATCTTCCCCGAGATCGACTACGATAAGATCGATAAAGTTAGAGGCATGACCATCAGTTTCACCACAACCGCACAGTCGGATGACGAAGCGCGCCAGTTGCTGTCCGAACTGGGCATGCCGTTTCGAAAGTAG
- a CDS encoding 50S ribosomal protein L18, whose protein sequence is MADKNIIKNKQADRRKSRVRKKVLGTSERPRLTVRKSLRNVFAQIIDDEKMSTLIGIASDSKEMQTVISEKDNKTAAAKKVGLKLAELAKAKGIESVVFDRNRFRYHGRIKAVADGAREGGLKF, encoded by the coding sequence ATGGCTGACAAGAATATCATTAAGAACAAACAGGCTGACCGTCGCAAAAGCCGCGTGCGTAAGAAAGTCCTCGGGACCTCCGAACGTCCGCGCCTGACCGTGCGCAAGTCGCTCCGCAATGTCTTCGCCCAGATCATCGACGACGAAAAAATGTCGACCCTGATCGGGATCGCCTCTGACTCGAAAGAGATGCAGACGGTCATTTCGGAGAAAGACAACAAGACCGCGGCGGCGAAAAAGGTCGGTCTCAAGCTGGCCGAACTGGCCAAAGCCAAGGGGATCGAATCGGTCGTCTTCGACCGTAATCGCTTCCGCTACCATGGACGCATCAAAGCGGTCGCCGATGGCGCCCGCGAAGGTGGCCTGAAATTTTAA
- the rpsS gene encoding 30S ribosomal protein S19 has protein sequence MPRSLKKGPYVDEPLMSKVESMNKSGDKKVIKTWSRRSTITPDFIGHTFAVHNGNKFIPIYVSENMVGHKLGEFAPTRTFRGHGGKLVERATAVKG, from the coding sequence ATGCCCCGTTCCTTGAAAAAAGGTCCGTATGTGGACGAACCGTTGATGTCGAAAGTGGAGTCGATGAACAAGTCCGGCGACAAAAAGGTCATTAAGACTTGGTCGCGCCGGTCGACCATCACGCCCGATTTCATCGGGCACACGTTCGCCGTGCACAACGGCAACAAGTTCATCCCGATCTATGTGTCCGAAAACATGGTTGGTCACAAGCTGGGCGAATTCGCCCCGACCCGGACCTTCCGCGGCCATGGTGGCAAGCTTGTGGAACGGGCCACGGCGGTGAAAGGATAA
- the rplV gene encoding 50S ribosomal protein L22 has product MALPRQNEVAKSGLLAVVRQMNTDGEKRPIKTSAKSATVRREFVGHTIDLFNGLKYERIHITEEMVDRELVECLPKGITARLSFVSIPARKMRFVADVIKGMPIQKAMDVLNYTKRVAAGHIAKTLKAAAANGMSVSGTAHIRPEDLYVKNARVDEAPTAKRIRFQSMGRVFRYRKRYCHLIIELEERADHRAAVTTGSKTKKTDAADATSTTKPKTGARSKSAKAPAKKAAVKKTAKKSATKKTK; this is encoded by the coding sequence ATGGCATTACCACGTCAAAATGAAGTAGCGAAATCCGGCCTCCTGGCTGTTGTTCGCCAGATGAATACCGATGGCGAGAAGCGCCCGATCAAGACCTCGGCCAAATCGGCGACCGTCCGCCGTGAATTTGTCGGTCACACGATCGACCTGTTCAACGGACTGAAGTACGAACGCATTCATATCACCGAAGAGATGGTCGACCGTGAACTGGTCGAGTGCCTCCCGAAAGGGATCACCGCCCGGTTGTCGTTCGTTTCGATCCCGGCGCGCAAGATGCGCTTCGTGGCCGACGTCATCAAAGGGATGCCGATCCAGAAGGCCATGGATGTGCTGAACTATACCAAGCGTGTTGCGGCGGGTCATATCGCCAAGACACTGAAGGCCGCCGCCGCCAACGGCATGTCGGTCTCCGGTACCGCGCATATTCGCCCCGAGGATCTGTACGTCAAGAATGCGCGAGTCGACGAAGCCCCGACCGCCAAGCGGATCCGCTTCCAGTCAATGGGTCGCGTCTTCCGCTATCGCAAGCGCTATTGCCACCTGATCATCGAACTCGAAGAGCGCGCTGATCACAGAGCTGCCGTGACAACCGGCAGCAAAACGAAGAAAACCGACGCCGCTGATGCGACTTCGACGACCAAGCCAAAAACCGGAGCGCGCAGCAAATCTGCCAAAGCGCCGGCGAAAAAGGCCGCGGTGAAAAAAACCGCCAAGAAGTCAGCGACGAAGAAAACCAAATAG
- a CDS encoding type Z 30S ribosomal protein S14, which translates to MAKKCLIEKQKSTPKFAVRNYSRCRRCGRPRAFLRRFGICRICFREMALAGDLPGVVKASW; encoded by the coding sequence ATGGCCAAGAAGTGTTTGATTGAGAAACAGAAGAGCACACCGAAGTTTGCGGTTCGTAATTACAGCCGCTGCCGTCGGTGCGGACGGCCCCGTGCCTTCCTCCGTAGGTTTGGCATTTGCAGAATCTGTTTCCGTGAAATGGCCCTGGCCGGTGACCTGCCCGGTGTGGTCAAGGCCAGTTGGTAG